One genomic window of Haemorhous mexicanus isolate bHaeMex1 chromosome 17, bHaeMex1.pri, whole genome shotgun sequence includes the following:
- the FBXL16 gene encoding F-box/LRR-repeat protein 16 — protein sequence MSNPRNGDTKPPCLPRNGLVKIPTQPNGLGSASITKGTPAVKNRLCQPSSVPAILSPALAHRSDLPIPSLASPLSLATLASVSSPPGASLVGLNASEGSEQPSPERLPGSPSERQLAVDEKILNRLFWYFSACEKCVLAQVCKAWRRVLYQPKFWVGLTPVLHTKELYNVLPGGEKEFISLQGFAVRGFDGFCLVGVSDLDICEFIDNYPLSKKGVKSMSLKRSTITDAGLEVMLEQMQGVVRLELSGCNDFTEAGLWSSLNARITALSVSDCINVADDAIAAISQLLPNLTELNLQAYHVTDTALAYFTAKQGYTTHTLRLNSCWEITNHGVVNMVHSLPNLSVLSLSGCSKVTDDGVELVAENLRKLRSLDLSWCPRITDMALEYIACDLHKLEELVLDRCVRITDTGLSYLSTMSSLRSLYLRWCCQVQDFGLKHLLGMGSLRLLSLAGCPLLTTTGLSGLVQLQELEELELTNCPGATPELFKYFSQHLPCCMVIE from the exons ATGTCGAACCCGAGAAACGGCGACACCAAGCCCCCATGTTTGCCCCGCAATGGACTGGTGAAGATCCCCACGCAACCCAACGGCCTCGGCTCCGCCAGCATCACCAAAGGCACCCCCGCCGTGAAAAACCGCCTGTGCCAGCCTTCCTCCGTGCCTGCCATCCTCAGCCCGGCCTTAGCCCACCGCAGCgacctgcccatccccagcctggcctcccCGCTCTCCTTGGCCACCCTGGCCAGCGTCTCCTCCCCTCCCGGCGCTTCCTTGGTGGGACTGAATGCCAGCGAAGGCTCGGAGCAGCCCTCCCCGGAGCGGCTGCCAGGCTCGCCCTCGGAAAGGCAGCTGGCCGTGGACGAGAAGATCCTCAACCGCTTGTTCTGGTACTTTTCGGCGTGCGAGAAGTGCGTGCTGGCGCAGGTGTGCAAGGCATGGCGGAGGGTGCTCTACCAGCCCAAGTTCTGGGTGGGCTTGACGCCCGTCCTGCACACCAAAGAGCTCTACAACGTCCTGCCCGGTGGAGAGAAGGAGTTCATCAGCCTGCAGGGCTTCGCCGTCCGCGGCTTCGACGGCTTCTGCCTCGTGGGCGTCTCTGACCTGGACATTTGTGAGTTCATTGACAACTACCCCCTCTCCAAGAAGGGGGTCAAGTCCATGAGCCTTAAGAGGTCGACCATCACAGATGCGGGGTTGGAG GTGATGCTGGAGCAGATGCAGGGCGTGGTGCGGCTGGAGCTGTCGGGCTGCAACGACTTCACGGAGGCCGGGCTGTGGTCCAGCCTCAACGCCCGCATCACGGCGCTGAGCGTCAGCGACTGCATCAACGTGGCCGACGACGCCATCGCCGCCATCTCGCAGCTCCTGCCCAACCTCACCGAGCTCAACCTGCAAGCCTACCACGTGACGGACACGGCGCTCGCCTACTTCACCGCCAAGCAGGGCTACACCACCCACACCCTGCGCCTCAACTCCTGCTGGGAGATCACCAACCACGGCGTGGTCAACATGGTCCACAGCCTGCCCAACCTGAGCGTGCTCAGCCTCTCGGGCTGCTCCAAGGTGACGGATGACGGCGTGGAGCTGGTGGCCGAGAACCTGCGGAAGCTGCGCAGCCTCGACCTGTCCTGGTGCCCCCGCATCACTGACATGGCCCTGGAGTACATCGCCTGCGACCTGCAcaagctggaggagctggtgctCGACAG GTGCGTGCGGATCACCGACACCGGCCTCAGCTACCTGTCCACCATGTCATCCCTGCGGAGCCTCTACCTGCGCTGGTGCTGCCAG GTGCAGGATTTTGGCCTGAAGCACCTCCTGGGCATGGGCAGCCTGCGCCTCCTCTCCCTGGCTG GCTGCCCCTTG